One genomic window of Salvia miltiorrhiza cultivar Shanhuang (shh) chromosome 4, IMPLAD_Smil_shh, whole genome shotgun sequence includes the following:
- the LOC131020768 gene encoding uncharacterized protein LOC131020768: MENSQALATESFSYSWLVVAPPPPNLRRVENGGGDDDNFHFDVPSSAEFANADEIFSEGRIRTEAAAAAAVAPAAAAADRNRCCIVGKWSKKFLRTCLGFVRCSSKSSRVDDLQRKVLEASSPPSSSIVDLGGCDYEYYCLKMDKNSWRSSPTSTSSYVCCDDDNADESSIREAILYCKRSIEK, from the exons ATGGAAAACTCTCAGGCATTAGCCACAGAGAGCTTTTCCTACAGCTGGTTGGTCgtcgcgccgccgcctcccaaCCTCAGACGAGTCGAaaacggcggcggcgacgacgacAATTTCCACTTCGACGTCCCTTCATCTGCCGAATTCGCGAATGCAGATGAAATATTCTCGGAGGGGCGGATCAGAAccgaggccgccgccgccgcagccgTTGCTCctgctgcggcggcggcggacagAAACCGCTGTTGCATCGTCGGAAAGTGGTCGAAGAAGTTCTTGCGCACGTGTTTAGGGTTCGTGCGGTGCTCGAGCAAAAGCAGCAGAGTGGATGATCTTCAACGGAAGGTTCTCGAAGCTTCTTCGCCACCCTCCTCCTCAATTGTGGATTTGGGTGGTTGTGATTATGAATATTACTGTCTGAAAATGGACAAGAATAGTTGGAGAAGCTCTCCGACTTCGACGAGTAGTTACGTTTGTTGTGATGATGATAATGCTGATGAGAGCTCAATCCGTGAAGCTATTCTCTACTGCAAAAGATCAATAG AGAAATAA